A genome region from Erigeron canadensis isolate Cc75 chromosome 3, C_canadensis_v1, whole genome shotgun sequence includes the following:
- the LOC122591274 gene encoding splicing factor ESS-2 homolog, protein MLLSPGHSPRRLSSPSPSPAPSVSQTPIAGSSSSITNSNPRKRNSSSSSSTVLDEDTYVAAIEKIIERDFFPDIPKLRDRLDWLEATRSGDPMLIRDAQLKIIERRAGKTPVSNTEGKIRTPGSTFFRNDTPLDIDRTPGFDKNVNSEFVSVVKDLGRDDSGNVGGSDLDELTLDAFFRRYTSEDNDSFSKLIEKVNKRKKERYDFLLEGEKRETGGLIEDVKKDRITDGYGTSGQPLASLDGWKYTAKNLLMYHPADRGEVALTQEELANRMKGMTKEISKTNTRFHGKMMDSRPKEDDVISVLYNTVASGTPVPWSDRDGDKMKRYDLEDLKKTPNQFYVESNKKADNGYSFVKTPSPAPGVDESPFITWGEIEGTPLRLEPEDTPIDIGGSGNGPQFNIPLPPTRDLKAHSLSREAARKIRDRSKMFQKPPLPSVARGGSASPGARTLSPAAQKFVRNAIAKSSHSATVDESLRASYRGSSPGMGTPKAARSTSRLGRDGSMTSRSPSVRDGSNPPW, encoded by the coding sequence ATGTTACTATCTCCCGGCCACTCCCCCCGCCGTCTATCATCTCCGTCACCGTCACCGGCGCCGTCAGTTTCTCAAACTCCGATCGCCGGATCATCAAGTTCAATTACAAATTCAAACCCTAGAAAACgaaattcatcatcatcatcatcaacggtGCTCGATGAAGACACGTATGTTGCCGCAATTGAAAAGATCATCGAACGTGATTTCTTTCCGGATATTCCGAAGCTCCGGGACCGGCTCGATTGGCTCGAAGCGACCCGGTCGGGTGACCCGATGCTTATTCGTGATGCGCAGTTGAAGATTATCGAAAGACGAGCTGGAAAGACTCCGGTATCGAATACGGAAGGTAAAATTCGCACGCCTGGTAGTACTTTTTTTAGAAATGATACGCCTTTAGATATCGATAGGACCCCGGGTTTTGATAAGAATGTGAATAGTGAGTTTGTGAGTGTTGTGAAGGATTTGGGTAGGGATGATAGTGGGAATGTGGGTGGGTCGGATTTAGATGAGTTGACGCTTGACGCGTTTTTTAGAAGGTATACGAGTGAGGATAACGATAGTTTTTCGAAGTTGATTGAGAAAGTTAATAAGAGGAAGAAGGAAAGGTATGATTTTTTGTTGGAAGGGGAGAAACGGGAGACAGGTGGGTTGATTGAGGATGTGAAAAAGGATAGGATTACGGATGGGTATGGGACGTCGGGTCAGCCTTTAGCTAGTTTGGATGGATGGAAGTATACTGCAAAGAATTTGTTGATGTATCATCCTGCGGATAGAGGTGAGGTAGCGTTGACTCAGGAGGAGTTGGCGAATAGGATGAAAGGGATGACGAAGGAGATTAGTAAGACGAATACTAGGTTTCATGGAAAGATGATGGATTCTAGGCCGAAAGAGGATGATGTGATATCGGTTCTTTATAATACGGTTGCTAGTGGGACGCCGGTTCCATGGTCGGATAGAGATGGTGATAAGATGAAGAGGTATGATTTGGAGGATTTGAAGAAGACACCGAATCAGTTTTATGTGGAAAGTAATAAGAAGGCAGATAATGGGTATAGTTTTGTAAAGACACCGTCGCCTGCGCCGGGAGTGGATGAATCACCGTTTATTACATGGGGAGAGATTGAAGGGACGCCGTTGAGGTTGGAACCTGAAGACACACCTATTGATATTGGGGGTAGTGGAAACGGGCCGCAGTTTAATATTCCTCTTCCACCTACAAGAGATTTGAAGGCGCATTCTTTGTCTCGGGAGGCTGCTAGAAAAATCAGGGATCGGTCTAAAATGTTCCAGAAACCGCCACTGCCATCCGTAGCTAGAGGAGGCAGTGCTAGTCCAGGTGCCCGGACCCTTTCCCCTGCTGCTCAGAAGTTTGTCAGAAATGCAATTGCCAAGTCTTCTCATTCTGCTACTGTTGATGAATCACTCCGTGCAAGTTATCGTGGGTCAAGTCCTGGGATGGGGACACCAAAAGCTGCAAGAAGCACATCAAGGTTAGGAAGAGATGGGAGTATGACTTCAAGGTCACCATCTGTTAGGGACGGCTCTAATCCTCCTTGGTAA
- the LOC122592598 gene encoding scarecrow-like transcription factor PAT1 → MQASENNRSVIPSSIYCKSLQEIDVSCETQFQFQFQFSPNLEPYSTLESSSASGSCTTMYNSPTSCDVNDFRFKLRELENVMLGDTDFGDVVDLPDIEIWKEMMVGFPKRDLKQVLVACAKSISNDDLLNAQLLISELRQMVSVAGEPMQRLGAYMLEGLVARLSCSGSTIYKSDLPLNRHILYEICPYFKFGYMSANGAIAEAMKYDKRVHIVDYYIGHGSQWVPLIQAFAKRHGGPPHIRITGFHDSSNGLRTVGRRLCKVAKAYNVPFEFHTEVGLESVQVQPGESLAVNFAFVLHRMPDESVSIRNHRDRVLRLVKSMNPKVVTLVEQESNTNTAPFYPRFLEALDYYNAMFESIDITLPREHKERINVEQHCLARDVVNIIACEGDERVERHELLGKWKLRFSMAGFNPCLMSPIVNGTIKRLLKNYSDRYRLEERNGALYLGWMNRDLVASCAWK, encoded by the coding sequence ATGCAAGCATCAGAAAACAATAGATCGGTGATACCCAGTTCAATTTACTGTAAATCCTTACAAGAAATTGATGTTTCATGTGAAACACAATTTCAGtttcaatttcagttttcaCCTAATTTGGAACCTTATTCCACCTTGGAATCATCATCTGCAAGTGGGAGTTGTACCACAATGTACAACTCACCTACTTCATGTGATGTGAATGATTTTAGGTTTAAGTTAAGAGAATTAGAGAATGTGATGTTAGGTGATACTGATTTTGGTGATGTAGTAGACTTGCCTGATATAGAAATATGGAAAGAAATGATGGTAGGGTTTCCTAAAAGGGATTTAAAACAAGTACTTGTTGCATGTGCCAAGTCTATTTCTAATGATGATTTGTTAAACGCCCAGCTGTTAATATCGGAACTCCGGCAAATGGTGTCCGTTGCCGGAGAGCCGATGCAGCGACTGGGCGCTTATATGTTGGAAGGACTTGTAGCTCGGCTATCTTGTTCTGGTAGCACGATCTACAAGTCTGACCTTCCGTTAAATAGGCATATTTTGTACGAGATTTGCCCGTATTTTAAGTTTGGGTATATGTCTGCAAATGGTGCGATAGCTGAAGCAATGAAGTACGATAAACGGGTACATATTGTTGATTATTATATCGGGCATGGAAGTCAGTGGGTCCCGTTGATCCAAGCGTTTGCGAAGAGACATGGTGGTCCCCCGCATATCAGGATAACGGGCTTCCATGACTCCTCAAATGGGTTAAGGACCGTGGGTAGAAGACTATGTAAGGTTGCAAAGGCTTACAATGTGCCTTTTGAGTTTCACACTGAAGTCGGGCTAGAAAGCGTCCAAGTTCAACCCGGTGAGTCTTTAGCGGTGAATTTTGCGTTTGTGTTGCATAGAATGCCGGATGAGAGTGTTAGCATTAGAAACCATAGAGATCGAGTTTTGAGGCTAGTAAAGAGTATGAACCCGAAAGTTGTAACCTTAGTCGAGCAAGAGTCCAACACAAATACAGCCCCTTTTTACCCTCGGTTTCTTGAGGCTCTTGATTACTACAACGCAATGTTCGAGTCAATAGACATAACACTTCCACGAGAACACAAGGAAAGAATAAACGTGGAGCAACATTGTCTAGCACGAGACGTTGTAAACATAATAGCATGTGAGGGAGACGAGAGAGTTGAACGACACGAGCTTTTGGGCAAGTGGAAGTTACGGTTCAGTATGGCTGGGTTTAACCCATGCCTGATGAGCCCAATTGTGAACGGAACAATCAAACGACTACTAAAGAACTACAGTGATAGATATAGGCTTGAAGAGAGAAATGGAGCTTTGTATCTTGGCTGGATGAATAGAGACTTGGTTGCTTCTTGTGCTTGGAAGTGA